The Brachypodium distachyon strain Bd21 chromosome 4, Brachypodium_distachyon_v3.0, whole genome shotgun sequence nucleotide sequence GGGGCCAGGCCAGGGGAGGACGATCGGAGCCTCGTGTCCAGGCTGCTGAGcaaggccgaggcggcggagaggcATGGCGTCCAGGcgcgcgccatggccgcgatCTTCCGCGGCTTCCGCTTCTCTCTTCCGCTGCAGATCTAGATAGCGTTTCAGGGATACGCCTATCTGGtcaattcttttcttctttttgaccAACCCTACGtctggtctttttttttttttggacagcAACTGTACGTCTGGTCAATTCTTGATCAGCAAATTAAGGATTGATCCAACTGCATGCGTGTTCGCAGATCGAATTGTGTCACACGTACCACTATAATTTTTTAGTGTCTGAAAAAAATATCCCGGCCAGAATAACATCTGCAGCTGCAGGATATATTAGTTCAAGGGTCATTATCATCATTGATAAACTAAACCTTTGCGGAGATGCCTGAATGATAGGCTAGTTTCTTTGCCTATGCATGCGACAATGATTCCTAAATCCTAGTAATGTTTAACTCCCCGTATATGAATTATATACACATAATGCATTTTCTAATGTACACGCTCCATATTTCTAAGTCTATAAACGGTAGAACCCAAGGAAAGGCGAAAGAACGGACCCAATCCACAAGCAACCATccctctcctccacctcgcTGATGGACGCGAACGCCTTCCTCGCCGCGCCATGGACGGtcacctcctccaccaccttcCCTTCCTCGCTCAGCCTCAGCGCGATCACCTGACGCCCAAACCTTCCCAACAACGCCATGACGCCTTGCACGCGCCTCGCGGGGAGCTTCATGACCAGCCTCCTCAGCCAGGGGTAAGTGGTCGACAGCTCCGCGATCTTGCCTCGCTTGGCGTGGAGCGCGACCCAGTAGCCGCCTCTCGGGCTCGCCTTGATGTTGTCCGGGAACCCCGGCAGCTGCGCGAATTCCTCCAGGGTCGATGTCTTGAGCCAGTAACGCATGATCTTGCCCGTTGAGGTCTCGGCCAGGAGGAGGTAGGATCCGTCCTCGCTCATGGCTAGGCCGTTGGGGAATGCCAGGCCGTCGGCCAGGACTTGGACTTGGCCGCTCTTGGGGTCGCATTTGAGCAATCTGCCCGTGGTGTCGCCGGAGATGACAATGTTCAAGAActccctgcagcagcagcagatgaaATCCAAGTAAATGTCAATCAAGTCATCAAATTGATGGATGCTAAGGTGGAAGAAATGGAACAGATGGTGGcgtttgtttgttttaccTCCTGTGGAACCTCGTGCTGGTCTTGGTGAAGTAGACGGCGCCAGTTTCATGGTCGATCTCGACGCCGTTGGCGAAGCTGAATGGGTCATCAGCTGACCTGGGCTCGATAGGCCTGGACACCTTGTCCCCTGGGCTAACCACCCTCAGCCCATGGTAGGCGTCCGCGACGTAGAGGTCCCCGGTCTTGTTGTTGAACCTGAGGCCCAGTGGGCGCCCACACTCGTGCTCCCGCTTCGTGTCTTGCGATCCTCTGCAACTGTCCAATCTGCAGTAAACAGAGCTTGTCAGTTAAACAAGATAGtgccgattttttttttcaggtaaGATAGTGCCGATTTCACAGTCCATAAATTTGTACTACAGTGTACAACATCAAGTCCCATCTTGATCGATCTCCTGTACATATGCAATCACGATTTTCACCTTGTTCCGCAGCAAGTAATGTTCCTGTCCCACGGTTGTAATGAacctgtattttttttttccttataaGAAGTAGCGAATCTGGAAATTAATGTGGTTGAGCTGTAACTCGTCCCTGACATTCTCATTGGAATACGACGTATCAGACGGCACTGCACGCTACAGGTACCTTGTTAGATCCATCCACCTACCAGTCCAGATTCATGCGCGCAGTTGTCCTAGTTAGCTATATGTATGATCGATGGTCCAAAACAATCTATGGTAGATGAATAACACAAACAATGATACTTAAATTAAAATTTTGTAATATCTAATCATAGTGGCATGGCAAATTGGACCTAGCTAGCGCGGTATGTGCAGTTTCCGGAAAGAAAGCAAAGTCCGCATCGATCCAATCCAACGAAATTGTGAGGTGAAGAGAGACGTCCGGGCAAGGAGAAGGACACACAGCTACTGCAGCGTGTTTTGGATGCATGTGTAGGCGAGTGGAGCCAGCAATCGAAATTTCGGCCTCCGGCGGTTAGCGGGTGCAGCCCATACCACGACGTCGACATAGCTATCAAAAAAACGACCCCTGGTACGGCGAGttcacgtcagttaattcagtCCCCGATGGAACGAGCTGAGCTAGCGGTTGATGAGACAGAATGTTACACGTACGCCCCAGCCACTAATCAATGCGCTACTTATTAATTGTAATCCAAGGAACATGTCGATTAATCCCTCTGATTGTTTTTTATGAGAATTATCATGCATGGCCGGACGGAATTTGGGGGTTTGAGATCGGAGGAAGGATGAGAAGGAATCGAGAGAACGCTTACAGTTCAGGTGTGGAGGAGGAGTGCTCGACCCAGCGGCGCTCGGCCGGGATCCACCGGATGACCCGGCCGTCTGAGACGCCGGCGTAGGGCCCCTGGCCGTGCAAGTCGAACGCCAGGCTCTCCGgccccgcggcgccgccgtccaccggGATCAGCTCcacgtcgtcgtcgacctTGATGGACGTCAGGATCTCCTTCGATGGCGAAGACGACAGgagcgtcgccgccgccgccaacgccatGGCGAGCGCCGTGAACGTGCCGGGCTTCATGACGAGCGACCGGAAGCAAAGCTATAAAACCCACACGCGTAGGCGATGGATGGAACAGAAAAGctagcagaggaggaggaaattgCGCGGCTGACGACGTCTGTGGGCTATATATGTGCCTGGCGCGGCGCGCGTGCCCACGCTGGAGACTTGGGTGAGACGGCCGGGGCGAAGGACCCGAGGAGCTAGCTAGGAGACCTCGATGTTGGGAGTCCTGGAGTTGTACGGGCCACGGCGCATGCAGTACGTACGCGCGTGTCAGCGTGTGGTGCTCCGATAAACCGAGACAGACACCGGTGGTCTCGGCGCGTCCGTGTTTAATTTCCGTGCGGATCGGAACTTGGAACGGTGTCCCGGGCGGAGACGAGACAAATTCATTGgttcccttccttccttccttcctcggTGGCTGATGGATCCAAGAGTTGGGCTGGACGAGCGAAAGCCCACTACAGGAGGGGAGGTTTCGGTGTCCGTGGGCCGCTACACGTCCCGTTATTTGGGGGGCCTCTTCTGGCCTCATTGGCCACATACGGACTCACGGGCCGCTACTGGTCTGGGCAGCGAGGTCATGCGGCCACCGTACTACCTcccactcaaaaaaaaaaactagaagtACTACCTACCGCCTACCGGGGGGCCAGGAGTAGCTGGGGGGCCGCTTCTTTTGAATGAAACCGACTGCTAGTACCAGTCTGCCACTAGCCACCGGCAAAGGCAAGAAGCCAAGAACACGCAGCCAAgcggatttattttttccggGTGAAAGGGGATATATTAAGATGCTAAAGCATTACAATCTTGGAGAACCAAGTCCATCACATGCGATGGCGCGGAACCCTGCCAAACAACCGTGCAACTCTCCATACGTGCGAAATTCGCAAGCGCATGACTAACACGATTTTGCTGCCTATCCCCTTTCACAAACGAAACAGGTCGCTCATGCGACACTAACTCCCTAATTTCCTCAATGATATGGCCAAACTTGGACCAATCCTTGCCGGAGCCATTCCCAGCCACGATAACATCCATGCAATCAGATTCCACGATGAGCGGTAGCTGGCTCCACTGGTTCGCCAGGACAATACCTTCCATGCACGCACATAATTCAGCCTCCAGGGCCTCATAACAACAAGGCAGCGCCCTGCATGAGAAGAAGATGACTTCGCCAGTTGCATCTCGGAGGATCATGCCCACACCAGCGCCCTTCGTCTCAGCATGGAAGGAGCCATCGATGTTTAACTTGACACTTCCCACCGGCGGCTTCTCCCAAAACTtaagagcaggagcaggagcaatCACCCGGGGGCGTTGCAGCTTGAAATCAATCTCCAGCTACTTCCCCTTCACCACATCCATAAGAGGATTGATGCGAATATTCAACAAGGAGGACATGTAACCGCACAAGAAGCGGCATGAACCCTCCGGCGTCGGCAGGGGCTTGTCATGGGTGACTTCGTTCCGGGCGTACCAAATACGCCAGAGCAGCATAAGCAAGAAGGTACTCTCGTCCTTTGTGAGTTTATCCAGGCAGGCTTGCAATCAGCACGACCGAGGCTGGGCTAGAGCGGCATCTCAGGCAAGTTCCACACCCGACGCATCTCCTCCCATAGGCGTTTGGCATGGGGGCAGAGGAACAGTGCATGCACcacatcttcctcctccacgcaGCAAATGGAGCAAATACCAGTAACATTAATACCTCGGCGACCCTTGTTATCTCCACGCGCGGATCCCTTCGTTTCCTCTTTGGTTCTTTGCACCGTTCCAAACCATGTATGTACTATCGGCAGCGTATCCAAAGGGGCGTGCTAAGCCTAAGCATCGTCCGCCGGCTGAACTCAGCCTGGGATCAGCCGACTCGACAGCCATTGGAATATTTGGAATATTGGATGACCATATTGTTGGTTACTTCGCATACCTCGGGCCGGTGCCGTAAGGCTAGTTAAGATAAACGTCGACGCGGCGCTGGACAACGTAATGTCCTGTCCTGTACTGAATGAAGGAGATGACACGTACGTGATCGTCTCATTAGCAAGGGCACACACTTGCCGTTGCGGCAAACGACCGGATGATCCAACACATTTCGGACGTTGCGATTCCGAACATTAATTGCCGCTTCATAGATTCGGTGGCATTTTTACCTTCGGACCAATGAACAGGAGTTTCCTACTCAATTGGCTCTACATAGGATTTTGGTATCAGGGTTCATCGGAGTGGGCGCCCTCTAACAGCAACGAGATCTCACGATAGACCGACCACATTCCCTCTTAATTTTGTCACTTCATTTTTCCTTATTGGAATGATGTAACATTGGTTCaagtcaaaaaaaagttgcctGGTTTTCAGGGGGGGGCGATCGATGATCGAGATGGCAGCCAAGTAAACAGGGACCATAAACAAGCTGTGACAGGCAAACGGCTGTAGCAAAAGCTGTAAACCAAAGCATGGACGTAGTCCCCAGTGTAGTAGTTGCTCGCAAGAGGCCCGTGGTAGTACTGCTGAGTGGTGGTGACACAAAAAGGCAtgagggagacgaggaggcAGGCAGGCATTGGCATGATCAAAGCAAGCAAGCGAGCTAGCAGCAGTGAAGGAAAAGGGATGCATGCAGTTTAAAAAGACAAGTGAAAAGTCATGGCCTGTCTTGATGTGACACCTCCTACTACTCCCTGGCAGCAGGCAGGGCCTGGCCTGGCTACAGCGTCAGGTCGATCAGGATGCTCCTGCAGCTGCATGCTCTGCCCCGTATTATTGGTTCGTTAAGCTAGCAGCGATGCAACATGGGAGCTGGCCAGCTTTCCAGGGGTCGATCCAGCATCAGTCCTCGATCTCCTCGTATATATGCTCATCTCTGAAAAAAGACTAGCAGTACTCTGGTTAATTCCACTCTGGCTAGCTGCTCGTCTCTGAATAGGTAGTttgcattcttttttcttttcttttttgacatgGAGCCGTTGAGTGTTGATACATACTTGCTAGGATTCAAGGCACTGCCAGGGAAAAAATAATTAGGCCGTATGCAGAACAGTATGCTAAActctttatcttttgttgggtttgccaaagatcaatcacatgaagatcACGCAAACGATCACACGATTATCTGGCCAAGGGCGCGTACAACCTTGCACCCTtggatgtgtatatatacacgtcCAACTAGCTAGGACTAGACCTATAAGGATTAGTAATCCATAAACCTAATCCTACCTGAACTCACACACGACAACATTTGCCAAAAACCCAAACCTAGTACTATTCGGACTAGACAAGATTAATTCCTAACAATCTCCCCCTAATCTTGACTCATGTCTTTTGTGCTCCCCCTCATCTTGACTCACCGCAGCATCAAGACTTCTCGACTCAGctcaacgtatcatccagactACCAGTCACGCTAGCTCCCGCATGGACTACACCGTCCACACCTAGCGCAATACGTGCTAGCTAAACCCATAGCTCCACGTAGAGACATGTCCTCATTGAAGAGACTCACCTTCACTGGTTACGAGACATGTCGTCTTCTCGTCGAGACACACAGATGACACCCGCCACCTTGTCTGCACGCACGTCTTCTCCCTCAGTGATACACCTCACCGGACAGCCCTTCGACCGTGACGCACTTCCACTGCAACATAGTCTCACATAGACAAAAAttggacacaaccacgacTTAGAGACGCTGACCTGGACATACATACGCAGCTTGACCCGATGTCGAGCTCCCGTTACTAGGAGAGCGGTCCACTGCGCCGATAGTCCTATCTGATATGCTGAACGTCGCTCCACTGCACAGCCACCGATTGCCTGATCCAATCTGCTGAACACCTCTTCGCGCACTGCCACCGTTTGCCCGCTCTTATCCGCGGACACCGCTCCGCTGCTGATTGCCCGCTTTGATCCGCGGATGCCGCTTCGCCACCGTTGCCCGCCCCGAGGCGCTAGCACATCGCCTCCCCAGGGCAAGCACGTCTTCAATCTTTgacctcgctctgataccaaatgttgggtttgcccaaagatcaatcacatgaagacgcacacacACAAACGATCACATTATTATTTGGCCAAGGGCACGTATCGTGCCCTCTattctctttttatttctttctcaaaTCCCACGTACAAGCTTGCACCCTtggatgtgtatatatacacgtcCAACTAGCTAGGACTAGACCTACAAGGATTAGTAATCCATAAACCTAATTCTACCTGAACTCACACACGGCAACACTTGCCAAAAACCCAAACCTAGTACTATTCGGACTAGACAAGATTAATTCCTAACATCTTTTGGGGGAAATATAAACAGGCTGCGAATGGTCTCGGTCTTAGCGAACGCCGTCGGATACATGGACAGAAGGAACAGATAATAAATACTCCTTCTgatactaaattgttgtcgaaatattacatatatctagacactttttaagaatagatagatacatatttaggcaaatttgagacaagaatttatgaTTGGAGGAAGTGAAacgaagaaggaagaagaacaagagggAGGGTGTGCATGGCTGACCACTAGCGTTGACTCTGGAGGTTCGCGGACATTTGTCATGCtgaattttgaaataattGATAGTTTCAAAATAAAGCTTAATTTTCCATGCATGGTTAGTTTCTACAGTGTTTAATTCGACGATCTTGACTTGGGtctttaccttttttttttttctcctatAAGATACCTTGAGGGTGTATATATTCACCCAGCTGATCAATATATGCAGTTCGTAGGAAACAATTATGCTATGCATGCATAGTGATGGTGTATGCCAATTAGAGGACCGGACATATAGCCCAAAACGAGAAAGCATGCACATACGTACGTCACATCATGGGCGCATTCTCCTTTTtgtgcgcgcgcgcacacacacactagCAGCAGAGAGTACGTCAAACAATGACATGAGAAAACACTTGACACGCACGCACGGGTCGTCAACAACAACATTGTTCTTTATTTCCTTTCCCATTCTTTAGCAGCTAGACGCATGGCCGGCCCGTGCGTATGGGCACACCTGGGCTGTTGGTCAGTCAGGCCGGCGCCCGTCAAAGCTTTCAAAACGCCAAAAAACAGTACTGCGCCAACGGTGTGGTCACTTGTGTTATACGTACTGATCtttacttttcttttcccGGTGCATAGATCAATATAtccagctgcatgcatgcatgcatgcttgaaCAAAAGAAGGCCATGCCGTGTGCCATGCGACCATGCCCGCCAAAGCCTCTACACAAGGAGCAGTAATATAAAGACACCGTGTACGGTCTACGTACGTACGCTTGCACgtacatcattttttttttgcggccGGTATATGTGAAGAGATTAAAAAATAATGTTTTTtgcgagatttttttttgcacgtACATCATTTTCTAGCTGAGCATATGTGTGTAGCtaagcttagctagctagccgctCGACAGCAGCAAAGCCATTCAATTCGATGGGACGTTGGATCATATCACTGTAAAGATTCTCTCTCGGCATGCAAAACagtacgtgcatgcatgcatgatctgGTCCGTGCATGACCCGCAAGATGCAAACCAACGGAAGAAGAAAATTTAGTGTAAAATAGAATGGATGGAAGAGAAATTTCGACCGAAACCTAATTAATATGTCCCTATTATTGGACAGAAGGAGTATATTGTATTTATGCATACGATCGGACCGGCCAGCCAGCCGGTGATCGAATGCCATATGCCACGCCAACTGCGTGCCacaatctgaaaaaaaaaatcagatgtacgaaaaaaaaacctgtacTGCATGGAATGATATGAAGATGCTATTGCCATAGGCCGGCCGTGGATGCACCACGGCCTATAGCAAGGCTAGCCTATCCACGGTGTCTTCACCTTGCTGGACACACACGCagacagagagagggagggagctAGCAAACAAAGCAACGAGATGAACAGTAGAAATCCAAGCCGGGGAACAGTCGggagaggccggccggccggcactgCACGGTTGGGGCCGGGGGGCTATCGACCAACGCTTTTATTGTGCGGCGTTTGTTTgtttccctttcctttttaaCAGAAGCAGCTAGCGGCGCCGGAGCACGCATAGCATATTTTACCGTAGCATAATAGTACAGTACGTACTGTGggctccggccggccggcgcgtgTACGTTTCCTTGCCACACCATGGATGCATGCCATGGCCGGCCGGATATGGCTGTGTAGCTCtagctatacatgcatgcatgtgtctgCTCCTAGCTAGCTGGTCAAATTATAAGCAGAGGCCGGGTGAAATTTATAACCTCGTCTGCTCTGGCCGGGTACTGCAGTACTGCAATGCATGCCTGCCTGCCGCGATCGATCCATCAGGCCTGCACTGCACTGCACTGCAtggggatcgatcgatctctacTGCATGCACACATCCATGTTACTCATAATTCAGTGCCGTATAGTGCAGTAATTAACGAACGGGGGTGTGGACAGGCCCTGGAGAGACAAAACCGTTTTAACGAGGAGTAGTCGTATGTATGTTTATGCATGTAatccctccgtccacaaatagGTGTACATCTAGTTTTGTCTTAAGACAAACCTAGAAGTACACCTATTTGTGTACGGAGCTAATGAGGAGTACTTGTATGTTTATGCacgtactacctccgtccacaaataagtgtacatctagttttgtcctaacACAAACCTAGaaatacacttatttgtgtATGGAGGCAGTACGTGGAAACGTATGCAAAGAGGGAAATTAGGCTATTAATCGGACGTGATGGCAAAGGCAGCCGCCAGAGGCGCTCCCCAGTGTCAACGAATAATATGGTGCCCACAAGATAATATGGCGCCTCGTCTTTTGCTACCGGCTGTAGATCAATGTCCGATCAGATCTTGCGGCAGCGTGATGGAGAAGGTACGGTGAAAATGAAGGGATGAAGAAACAAAGAGTAAAtgttgaagtataactgaATTGTCCTTTTTTTCTCCATCCGCTTGAGATTTCAGATGAACTGGTTCGGTGCATGAAACTCTTCAGTAAAATTCACTTTTGGCACCCCTAAGTGTGTAAATTTGACACAAAGTATCTCATTTAGTTATTACTTTTTGACCAATTTGTACCTCATGTATGAATCCTACTTGTCAGATTGGGTACAGTTTGTCAGATCGGGtacaaagtaaaaaaaaaacactaaatGAGGTACAAAGTCAAAAGAGTAGCGCTAAATGGAGTACAAAATGGTCAGATTTCTTAAGTAGGACACTTTGTGTCAATTTTGGACATTTTAGGGGGTACAAAGTGGTATCTACTCATGAAATATTTGTGTAGGAGAGAGGAGGTTGATGTGGATATGAGAATACGAAGAAGACAGGGGGACAAAGAACAGAGACGATGGGGACGTCCACGTCGGAGGGCTTGGGCACGACCGTCGCGTCCTAGTCTTTCCCGGTTATCGATTTAAAGATTGTACTACGACAAATGTTGccaagaaaataagaaaaattgGACTTGTTCGACTTTTACGCCCTCCAGATACAAACGGTGTATTTGTTTTGGTAGAATGCATGTATACTTGATTAATTAGTCAATGATGATTAAATAACTAGTGCTCATGCCATGACAACCATTTTTTGGTCAATATAGAAGAGATCGATGGCTCTCCCACCTCCTCAATTGGACATAGACGGTGAATTTTTTGAGGCTGATAGAACCACAGAGCCGGCCTTTGCATACCAGGATGCACACAACCTAGCAAGTAATGatgaagtattttttttaagggcaAGTAATGATGAAGTATATGAAAGAACTTAACAGGAAAAAGAATCTAAAGATAGAGCTGAAAAAGCACTAAGGTGGAGAAGCGTTGACCCAAACCTAGACCTCCATCCATTCTAGATAAACACCTCCTAGGCTACCCGTTCTAGCTGCGCACATGCTACCACCACCAATTACAAATCCTCTGGCCATTCAAGGATCACAAGCCAATAAATGGAACCAATGTGTGCATAAATATATAATCTGCAAAGAAGAAGCAATTTTCTTCTTGTCAGAAGTTGTGTCATTCTTTTTTGCACATCCAAAAACTACCAACAGAGCTTCACAGACACTTGTCAGAAGCAATTTGTCGTATGCCCATAGATATGTCACTAATATTAAGATGGGTGAGCAACAAGGGTGCATGCCCATAGAGTGCTTGGTGATGGTTCGTGTACTCTTTGGCCCCGTACTTGGTTTACACTTCTCAAGCCAATGGATCGCGATTTAGCTTTGGTGACGTCTAGGGAGGATTGGAGCGAGCAGTCAGGGAGTTATTTACTCTGCATTGGTGGAAGTCTGGTCTTTGGGTAGGACctgtttatatttttattcctCTTTTTTATGTAATAGTTATGCAGTGTTCATACTTTGtgattttgtgtgtgttgtttACACAGAGGTTGGGGTTTTATACTCTTGTGCTTGTATAGCTTGATATGATGTTGAGATCaataaagcttccattttcaaaaattatgAGTGCATGGTGATGTGTGGTTGTATTATCATCTCTCTTTAAACATCCGTATAGAAGCACTATTTAATTGTATTGTACGTCCAAGGACAGTCACTTGACGTGCATACATAAATATACGGATTAACATGCATGCGAGCTTTCATATAAATTGCGAAGTAAATATTTATTAGGGAGAGGGGACATAGGCGAAGCAGAGATAAAAGGTTTCCATGTGCATGCGACACAGGTACAGGGGGCACTGTTCAATGACATAATTGTATTGAGTACCTGTACAGCATACATTGTCATCATCTACAGAATTATGTAGCGTTCAAATCATGTCTACAGACACGAGATGGAGGAGTTGCAACCACACAAAATATATGGGAATGTGCTTTTATACTATTCCAttccaaataaaaataaacaaaacttttttaATGGCTACATTTCATGAGATACTGTTACAACAGTTCTGCTCCCTGTTCTGATGGAAACCGTACCTGTTTTAGTTTACTTTAAACAGTATGGAGCAATAGAGAATCTCTGAATATCACTGGAGTCTACAAcatctcctttctttctttttggagGATAGAGATATGGTTCCGTTTGTTGATTTACAAGCTTAATTAATTGGCAAAAGCTGCATATAGTTTAGTTGAGAAATAACACATACAACTTAGGAAATAAAAAGTCCCAAGCTAGCTATATATTGATACGTGTTTTGTATATTAATCTTTCGaaagcacatgcatgcatgttgttgTACTTTACGGAAAGACTTGAAGTATAAAATTGGTTGACAATACCTTGGGAAACAACTTACAAAGTGCTTTCTAAAAAATAAGGTTTTTGATCACTGAATTCTCTTCTTAACTACTCTAATAAATCGCAAATTTGGATTGAGGAATTACCTAATAAAATTCTTTTACTTTTGGGAAAAATGAAggcaaacattttttttttctaaatctGGATACTGAATGGAATAAACTTGCATTGAACTTAATTACTGCTTGAAATCCTGTACAGACACGTGACCTTTGACATCAAAATAAATCCTTAATGTGCTCACATTGTACAGAAACTC carries:
- the LOC100841267 gene encoding protein STRICTOSIDINE SYNTHASE-LIKE 10, encoding MKPGTFTALAMALAAAATLLSSSPSKEILTSIKVDDDVELIPVDGGAAGPESLAFDLHGQGPYAGVSDGRVIRWIPAERRWVEHSSSTPELLDSCRGSQDTKREHECGRPLGLRFNNKTGDLYVADAYHGLRVVSPGDKVSRPIEPRSADDPFSFANGVEIDHETGAVYFTKTSTRFHRREFLNIVISGDTTGRLLKCDPKSGQVQVLADGLAFPNGLAMSEDGSYLLLAETSTGKIMRYWLKTSTLEEFAQLPGFPDNIKASPRGGYWVALHAKRGKIAELSTTYPWLRRLVMKLPARRVQGVMALLGRFGRQVIALRLSEEGKVVEEVTVHGAARKAFASISEVEERDGCLWIGSVLSPFLGFYRL